One genomic segment of Odocoileus virginianus isolate 20LAN1187 ecotype Illinois chromosome 17, Ovbor_1.2, whole genome shotgun sequence includes these proteins:
- the RPL38 gene encoding large ribosomal subunit protein eL38, translating to MPRKIEEIKDFLLTARRKDAKSVKIKKNKDNVKFKVRCSRYLYTLVITDKEKAEKLKQSLPPGLAVKELK from the exons ATG CCTCGCAAAATTGAGGAAATCAAGGACTTCTTGCTCACGGCCCGGCGCAAGGACGCCAAGT CTGTCAAGATCAAGAAAAACAAGGACAATGTGAAGTTTAAAGTTCGATGCAGCAGATACCTTTACACCTTGGTCATCACAGacaaagagaaggcagagaagctgAAGCAGTCCCTGCCCCCAG GTTTGGCCGTGAAGGAACTGAAGTGA